A single genomic interval of Pyruvatibacter sp. HU-CL02332 harbors:
- the purH gene encoding bifunctional phosphoribosylaminoimidazolecarboxamide formyltransferase/IMP cyclohydrolase, which produces MTEHQSPIRPVRRALLSVSDKTGLIDFGKALAERGVQLVSTGGTAKALRDAGLDVADVSDITQFPEMMDGRVKTLHPGVHGGLLYVRGNATHEDAANKHNIVPIDLLAVNLYPFEETIAAQAKAGVADYDTSIENIDIGGPAMIRAAAKNHDGVAVVVDASDYDAVLADMDANDNKTSFKLRQRLAAKAYARTAAYDAAISNWFANEIEDDAPTYRAVAGTLAQTLRYGENPHQNAAFYTTGENRPGVATATQLQGKELSYNNLNDTDAAFECVAEFGADQPAVAIIKHANPCGVALGGSLLEAYEKALRCDPVSAFGGIIALNGTLDAATAEKISGIFTEVIIAPNADDAAREIIAKKKNLRLLITGGLPNPEAKGFTAKTVAGGMLVQSRDAGRIMPTDLKVVTKRAPSEQELSDLLFAFRVAKHVKSNAIIYAKDNATVGIGAGQMSRIDSSRIAARKSEDAAREAGLTEALAKRSVVASDAFFPFADGLLSAAEAGATAVIQPGGSIRDDEVIAAADDAGLAMVLTGMRHFRH; this is translated from the coding sequence ATGACCGAACACCAGTCCCCCATTCGCCCCGTCCGCCGCGCCCTTTTGTCCGTATCCGACAAGACCGGCCTGATAGACTTTGGCAAGGCGCTGGCGGAGCGTGGCGTGCAGCTGGTATCGACCGGCGGCACAGCCAAAGCCCTGCGGGATGCCGGACTGGACGTCGCTGACGTTTCTGACATCACCCAGTTTCCGGAAATGATGGACGGTCGGGTCAAGACACTGCATCCCGGTGTCCATGGCGGCCTGCTCTATGTCCGCGGCAACGCCACCCACGAAGACGCCGCCAACAAGCACAACATCGTGCCCATCGACCTGTTAGCGGTGAACCTCTACCCGTTTGAAGAAACCATCGCCGCACAAGCAAAGGCGGGGGTTGCCGACTACGACACGTCGATTGAAAACATCGACATCGGCGGCCCCGCCATGATCCGCGCCGCTGCCAAGAACCACGACGGTGTTGCCGTCGTGGTGGACGCCAGCGACTACGACGCGGTGCTGGCCGACATGGACGCCAACGACAACAAGACCAGCTTCAAACTGCGCCAGCGCCTTGCCGCCAAGGCTTATGCACGCACAGCCGCCTATGACGCCGCGATCTCCAACTGGTTTGCCAATGAGATTGAAGACGACGCGCCAACCTATCGCGCCGTAGCAGGCACCCTGGCGCAGACACTTCGATATGGTGAGAACCCGCACCAGAATGCAGCCTTCTACACAACAGGTGAAAATCGCCCCGGCGTTGCGACAGCAACCCAGCTGCAGGGCAAGGAGCTGTCCTACAACAACCTCAATGACACCGACGCGGCCTTTGAATGTGTCGCCGAGTTTGGTGCAGACCAGCCCGCCGTTGCCATCATCAAGCATGCCAATCCGTGCGGCGTTGCCCTGGGCGGGTCGCTGCTGGAAGCCTACGAGAAAGCCCTGCGGTGTGATCCGGTCTCAGCCTTTGGCGGCATCATCGCGCTCAACGGCACGCTCGATGCCGCGACGGCAGAAAAAATCTCCGGCATCTTCACCGAGGTGATCATTGCACCCAACGCCGATGACGCCGCGCGCGAAATCATCGCAAAGAAGAAAAACCTCCGCCTGCTGATTACCGGTGGTTTGCCCAACCCCGAAGCAAAGGGCTTCACCGCCAAGACGGTTGCGGGCGGCATGCTGGTCCAGTCCCGCGACGCAGGCCGCATCATGCCGACAGACCTCAAGGTCGTGACAAAGCGCGCGCCCTCGGAGCAGGAATTGAGTGATCTTCTGTTTGCCTTCCGCGTTGCCAAGCATGTGAAATCAAACGCCATCATCTATGCCAAGGACAACGCAACCGTCGGCATCGGCGCCGGTCAGATGAGCCGCATCGATTCAAGCCGCATCGCTGCGCGCAAGTCGGAAGATGCCGCCAGGGAAGCAGGCCTCACCGAAGCCCTGGCCAAGAGGTCCGTTGTTGCCTCAGACGCTTTCTTCCCCTTCGCAGATGGCCTGTTGAGCGCCGCAGAAGCCGGGGCAACAGCTGTCATCCAGCCTGGTGGATCCATTCGCGATGATGAGGTAATTGCCGCAGCAGATGACGCAGGCCTTGCCATGGTCCTCACCGGCATGCGTCACTTCCGTCACTAG
- a CDS encoding extensin family protein, producing MLKDWWRKWRPLILVFALALLSVFAFPLLPDRYDPSTPIDLTVEPNFVTPLKLARINRSFPACVNAVRAAGLEVDDHSIASDETGCGMDQGLLLKQARYRYGGGITITCPMMAALAQWELHVVAPAAQKHLGTDVSRVVHFGTYSCRNVNGAIGGRRSAHATGQALDVGGFWLADGQQVSVLNDWDGSGNKSAFLQEVRDGSCGVFKTVLSPDYNVNHKDHFHFEVGGWGICR from the coding sequence GTGTTGAAGGATTGGTGGCGCAAATGGCGCCCGCTCATTCTCGTGTTCGCTCTGGCGCTGCTTTCCGTCTTTGCCTTTCCGCTCCTGCCGGACCGCTATGATCCGTCCACGCCGATTGACCTCACTGTTGAACCCAACTTTGTTACGCCTTTGAAGCTGGCGCGGATCAATCGATCCTTTCCCGCCTGCGTGAATGCCGTGCGGGCGGCTGGTCTTGAGGTGGATGATCACAGTATTGCCAGTGATGAGACAGGCTGCGGCATGGACCAGGGGCTGCTGCTCAAGCAGGCGCGCTACCGCTATGGCGGCGGCATTACCATTACCTGCCCGATGATGGCTGCGCTGGCCCAATGGGAACTGCATGTGGTGGCGCCCGCCGCACAAAAACATCTTGGTACGGATGTTTCCCGCGTCGTGCATTTCGGCACTTATTCCTGCCGCAACGTCAATGGAGCCATTGGCGGCCGGCGCAGTGCGCACGCAACGGGCCAGGCGTTGGATGTGGGTGGGTTCTGGCTGGCGGACGGCCAGCAGGTGTCTGTGCTTAACGACTGGGATGGAAGCGGAAACAAATCAGCGTTTCTTCAAGAGGTGCGTGATGGGTCGTGTGGTGTGTTCAAGACGGTTCTGTCGCCGGACTACAATGTGAACCACAAAGACCATTTTCATTTTGAAGTCGGCGGCTGGGGCATCTGCCGGTAG
- a CDS encoding YbjQ family protein, whose product MLVTTTNSIEGRRITEYKGLVAGEAVTGANVVRDIFAGLRDFFGGRSGSYEKVFRSSREAAIEDMVANAQAMGANAVVGVDIDYESVGAKGSILMATACGTAVVIE is encoded by the coding sequence ATGCTTGTCACGACCACCAACAGCATCGAAGGCCGCAGGATCACCGAGTACAAGGGTCTCGTCGCTGGCGAGGCCGTGACCGGTGCCAATGTGGTGCGGGATATCTTTGCAGGCCTGCGTGACTTCTTCGGCGGGCGCTCGGGCTCCTACGAAAAAGTATTCCGCTCCAGCCGCGAAGCCGCCATTGAAGACATGGTCGCCAACGCGCAGGCCATGGGCGCCAATGCGGTCGTGGGCGTGGACATCGATTATGAGTCAGTCGGCGCCAAAGGTTCGATCCTCATGGCCACCGCATGCGGTACAGCCGTGGTGATTGAGTAG
- the htpX gene encoding zinc metalloprotease HtpX encodes MANGLRTGVLIAAMTALFLGIGYLIGGFGGAAIAFVIALGMNAFAYWNSDKMVLRMYGARQVDEASAPDLVKMVKQLAQNADLPMPKVFIMDNDQPNAFATGRNPENAAVAATTGLLSRLTPQEVAGVMAHELAHVKNRDTLTMTITATLAGAISMLANFALFFGGSRNNPLGIIGAIALMILAPLAAAVVQMAISRAREYEADKMGAEICGRPLWLASALEKIEGFASRIDNNVAERNPASASLFIINPLHTQKSDALFSTHPNTANRVAALRAMAGETGSPEKARPWG; translated from the coding sequence ATGGCCAACGGTTTGCGGACGGGTGTCCTGATTGCGGCAATGACCGCACTCTTTTTGGGTATTGGCTATCTCATCGGCGGTTTCGGCGGTGCGGCCATCGCATTTGTCATCGCCCTGGGCATGAACGCCTTCGCCTACTGGAACTCCGACAAAATGGTGCTGCGCATGTATGGCGCCCGCCAGGTGGACGAAGCCTCAGCCCCTGATCTGGTCAAGATGGTGAAGCAGCTGGCGCAGAATGCTGACCTGCCCATGCCCAAGGTCTTTATCATGGACAACGACCAGCCCAATGCCTTTGCCACGGGCCGCAACCCGGAAAACGCTGCCGTCGCTGCAACCACCGGTCTCCTGTCCCGCCTCACGCCGCAGGAAGTGGCGGGCGTCATGGCGCACGAGCTGGCCCATGTGAAAAACCGCGACACCCTGACCATGACCATCACCGCCACCCTAGCCGGTGCGATTTCCATGCTGGCCAATTTCGCGCTGTTTTTCGGCGGCAGCCGCAACAACCCACTGGGCATCATTGGTGCCATCGCCTTGATGATCCTGGCCCCGCTGGCAGCGGCTGTGGTTCAGATGGCCATCAGCCGCGCCCGGGAATATGAAGCGGACAAAATGGGCGCTGAAATCTGCGGGCGGCCTTTGTGGCTGGCCTCTGCCCTTGAGAAAATTGAGGGATTTGCGTCGCGTATCGACAACAATGTGGCCGAACGCAACCCGGCGTCAGCCTCCCTGTTCATCATCAATCCGCTGCACACCCAAAAGAGCGACGCGCTGTTTTCTACCCATCCCAACACGGCCAATCGGGTCGCAGCGCTGCGGGCCATGGCAGGTGAAACAGGCTCGCCTGAAAAGGCACGCCCCTGGGGGTAA
- a CDS encoding MFS transporter — MSQDVTEIPITPSTPAGVDNPGPDTQSADGGTPADRRGQISWAIFEWARNPYVLLITIYVFAPYFSNHVVGDPVQGQAIWGYINGFAGAAIAILAPFLGAIADLGGTRKPWIIAFTLVMVPAMIALWFALPGDGGIGIWGVALCIVTITIAYEFSAVFHNSMLPSIAPHSRIGFLSGLGLALGNLGGLLILIFMLVFFTLPGNVPWSFIPDTPLFGLDQSLFQDSRISGPVAGMWLAAFSLPLFLFTPDAAKNTIGAWEAMQKGVRRVVLTVMRLKHYRNVATYLGARMLYNDGKTAVLIFGGVYAAGVFGWGTLDMLVYGIILSVFAVLGGLIGGWLDDTFGSKIAIMTSIGGTTLGLLLAVSITPTELFFQPYESTGPIWSLPFFKTLPELLYLCVVIIIAIFITAAYANSRTMLARIAPAKMMTEFFGLYALSGTATAFVAPILVGISTDMFDSQRAGFASILLLLLAGMAVMIFVNETRAERADGDH, encoded by the coding sequence TTGTCACAGGACGTCACTGAAATCCCCATCACCCCGTCCACACCTGCCGGTGTTGATAACCCGGGGCCGGATACACAGTCTGCTGATGGCGGCACTCCCGCTGACCGGCGCGGTCAGATTTCCTGGGCAATTTTTGAGTGGGCGCGCAATCCGTATGTCTTGCTCATCACCATCTATGTGTTTGCGCCCTACTTCTCCAATCATGTGGTCGGTGACCCGGTTCAGGGTCAGGCGATCTGGGGCTACATCAATGGCTTTGCCGGGGCGGCCATTGCCATTCTGGCGCCGTTCCTCGGTGCCATCGCGGATCTCGGCGGCACACGCAAACCCTGGATCATTGCGTTCACGCTGGTGATGGTGCCCGCGATGATTGCCCTGTGGTTTGCGCTGCCCGGCGATGGCGGCATTGGCATCTGGGGTGTTGCGCTTTGCATTGTGACCATCACCATCGCCTATGAGTTTTCGGCGGTGTTTCATAATTCTATGCTGCCCTCCATCGCGCCGCATTCGCGGATTGGTTTTCTGTCGGGGCTTGGGCTCGCGCTGGGCAATCTCGGTGGCCTGCTGATCCTGATTTTCATGCTGGTGTTCTTCACGCTGCCCGGCAATGTGCCGTGGAGCTTTATTCCGGATACCCCGCTTTTCGGTCTCGACCAGTCGCTGTTCCAGGACAGCCGGATTTCCGGACCTGTAGCGGGCATGTGGCTTGCCGCATTCTCCCTGCCGCTGTTCCTGTTCACGCCGGACGCTGCCAAGAATACGATCGGTGCGTGGGAAGCGATGCAGAAGGGCGTGCGCCGCGTGGTGCTGACCGTCATGCGCCTGAAGCACTACCGCAATGTTGCCACCTATCTGGGCGCGCGGATGCTCTACAATGACGGCAAGACGGCGGTGCTGATCTTCGGTGGTGTTTATGCCGCAGGCGTGTTCGGCTGGGGCACCCTGGACATGCTGGTCTACGGCATCATCCTGTCGGTGTTTGCTGTTCTGGGCGGTCTCATCGGTGGCTGGCTCGATGATACCTTCGGCTCCAAGATCGCCATCATGACGTCGATTGGCGGCACGACGCTGGGTCTGCTGCTGGCGGTATCGATCACACCAACGGAACTGTTTTTCCAGCCCTATGAAAGCACCGGACCAATCTGGTCGTTGCCTTTCTTCAAGACGCTGCCTGAGCTTCTTTATCTGTGCGTTGTAATCATCATCGCGATTTTCATCACGGCGGCTTATGCCAATTCGCGCACCATGCTGGCGCGCATTGCTCCGGCAAAAATGATGACGGAGTTCTTCGGGCTCTATGCGCTGTCGGGTACGGCAACAGCATTCGTTGCGCCGATCCTTGTGGGCATCTCGACAGACATGTTTGACAGCCAGCGGGCAGGCTTTGCGTCCATTCTGCTCCTGCTGCTGGCGGGCATGGCCGTCATGATCTTCGTCAACGAGACGCGCGCCGAACGTGCCGATGGAGACCACTAG
- a CDS encoding MFS transporter: MSEGWPRGEEDTATQTASHGEPSNHTSGQVGWLMYEWANQPYFSLITIFLFSNYFANVFFQGDAADGQAYWGYTQAIAGIAIALMSPILGAMADAAGPRKPFIGFFLLGVSFGCIGLWIAEPGGALLPIMVLVIVASISAEFVTTFANAMLPNISTERRMALLSGVGYGIAQVAGIFALAIVLFAFQLPGNIEASFIPDAPLLGLDRSAYEDERIVGPLAGLWFLVFMLPLFLLTPDQPRTGLKRVAAARQGIRQLGETFRRLKHFRNVGLYLIARMLYYDGCTAVFMFGGIIAGALFGWSALELAVFGIVVTLFSALGGFLGGVIDARIGSKRTIVGALVVVILTSVALVSVDSDTMFFVFEVAPRAEGAAPFSSSGEIAFLVIACLFGLGVGPALASSRTMLARLAPRDMMAEFFGLYALAGKATTFLAPLTIGIVTQATGNQRLGLSIVLVFLLSGLALMFFVKEERSEGLHT, encoded by the coding sequence ATGAGTGAAGGCTGGCCGCGCGGCGAAGAAGATACTGCGACGCAAACAGCGTCCCATGGCGAACCGTCCAACCACACCAGTGGTCAGGTCGGGTGGCTTATGTATGAGTGGGCGAACCAGCCCTACTTCTCACTGATCACGATCTTTCTTTTTTCAAACTACTTCGCCAACGTCTTCTTTCAGGGTGATGCGGCTGACGGCCAGGCTTATTGGGGGTACACGCAGGCGATTGCGGGCATTGCTATTGCGCTGATGTCCCCCATTCTCGGTGCCATGGCAGACGCAGCGGGGCCGCGCAAACCGTTCATCGGGTTTTTCCTGCTGGGCGTCTCTTTCGGCTGTATCGGTTTGTGGATCGCCGAGCCCGGCGGTGCCTTGTTGCCGATCATGGTTCTGGTGATTGTCGCGTCGATCTCTGCTGAGTTCGTCACAACGTTTGCCAATGCCATGCTCCCCAATATTTCAACCGAGCGGCGCATGGCGCTCTTGTCCGGCGTTGGATATGGCATTGCGCAGGTGGCGGGCATCTTTGCCCTGGCGATCGTGCTGTTTGCGTTTCAGCTGCCCGGCAATATCGAAGCGTCGTTCATTCCTGATGCGCCACTGTTGGGGCTGGACAGGTCAGCCTATGAAGACGAGCGCATTGTGGGCCCACTGGCAGGCCTGTGGTTTCTGGTCTTCATGCTGCCGCTGTTTTTGCTGACTCCGGACCAGCCCAGGACCGGGCTCAAGCGTGTTGCGGCGGCGCGCCAGGGCATTCGCCAGCTAGGCGAAACATTCCGGCGGCTCAAACACTTCCGCAATGTCGGTCTCTACCTCATTGCGCGGATGCTCTACTACGATGGTTGCACAGCCGTCTTCATGTTCGGCGGCATTATTGCGGGCGCGCTGTTTGGCTGGAGTGCCCTGGAGCTTGCTGTCTTCGGCATTGTCGTCACGCTGTTTTCAGCCCTTGGCGGGTTTCTTGGCGGGGTCATTGATGCGCGCATCGGCAGCAAGCGGACGATTGTCGGTGCACTGGTGGTGGTGATCCTCACATCGGTTGCCCTCGTCTCCGTTGACAGCGACACGATGTTCTTTGTCTTTGAAGTTGCGCCGCGGGCGGAAGGGGCTGCGCCCTTCTCAAGCAGTGGCGAGATCGCGTTTCTCGTCATCGCCTGTCTGTTCGGGCTTGGCGTTGGCCCGGCCCTGGCCTCAAGCCGCACCATGCTGGCGCGTCTGGCCCCACGCGACATGATGGCTGAGTTCTTTGGCCTCTATGCATTGGCGGGCAAGGCAACGACATTCCTTGCGCCGCTCACCATTGGCATCGTGACCCAGGCCACTGGCAATCAGCGGCTGGGTCTTTCCATCGTACTCGTGTTTCTGCTGTCCGGTCTGGCGCTGATGTTCTTCGTCAAGGAAGAGCGGTCAGAGGGACTTCACACCTAG
- the rpe gene encoding ribulose-phosphate 3-epimerase produces MQNVRIAPSILSADFACLGEEVRAIDAAGADFIHVDVMDGHFVPNLTIGPMVVKALRGHSDKVFDVHLMISPVDPYVEEFANAGADIITVHAEAGPHIHRTLQLIRSLGKRPGVSLNPGTPADVVDMIIDDVDLILVMSVNPGFGGQKFIESQLRKIEALRAKIDATGRDIHLEVDGGINAETAPRVVAAGADVLVAGSATFKGGPDAYAANIKMLRGE; encoded by the coding sequence ATGCAAAACGTACGAATCGCCCCATCCATCCTGTCTGCCGACTTTGCCTGTCTGGGCGAAGAGGTCCGTGCCATCGACGCCGCCGGCGCCGACTTCATCCATGTGGATGTAATGGACGGCCACTTTGTGCCCAACCTCACCATCGGACCAATGGTGGTAAAGGCCCTGCGCGGACACTCGGACAAGGTGTTTGATGTTCACCTGATGATTTCGCCGGTGGACCCGTATGTGGAAGAATTCGCCAATGCGGGCGCAGATATCATCACGGTGCACGCCGAAGCAGGCCCGCACATCCACCGCACATTGCAGCTCATTCGCTCGCTGGGTAAACGCCCGGGTGTCTCACTGAACCCCGGCACGCCGGCAGACGTCGTGGACATGATCATCGACGACGTTGATCTCATCCTCGTCATGAGCGTCAACCCGGGCTTTGGCGGCCAGAAGTTCATTGAAAGCCAGTTGCGCAAGATCGAAGCCCTGCGCGCCAAGATCGATGCAACCGGCCGCGACATTCATCTGGAGGTAGATGGCGGCATCAATGCCGAGACGGCCCCGCGCGTTGTGGCTGCAGGGGCGGACGTGCTCGTCGCCGGTAGCGCCACCTTCAAGGGCGGCCCGGACGCATATGCGGCAAACATCAAGATGCTCAGGGGCGAGTAA
- a CDS encoding transcription antitermination factor NusB, with protein MNTPRPKNKARPKRPNANKTPGLGARRASAALLAAVMTEGRPLDEALAAEQDVNGTLARLDPRDRGFARTIAATALRRQGQITDILTHFLDKPLPEKSGIAPQILYGAIAELLFLDVAPHATVSACVALAKTDKNARHFSGLLNAVLRRASREGAELRDAQDAVALNTPEWLLTSWRETYGDETASAIATAHLTEAPLDLSVKSDAAGWAEKLKGEVLPTGSVRLTEGGRVDTLEGYKDGEWWVQDAAAALPAKLFGDVKDARVLDLCAAPGGKTLELAAAGANVTALDRSAKRLVRVTHNLKRTKLNAKVVTANALGWEPDGDDKTFTHVLVDAPCSATGTIRRHPDIPHLKSTSDLAKLVMQQEKLLAKAAELTASGGTLIYCTCSLQPEEGEQRIEKFLAANPAFERSPITKADLPGLEEAVTPLGDMRTLPTFWASEGGMDGFFAARLKRAE; from the coding sequence ATGAACACACCTCGACCAAAAAACAAGGCGCGCCCCAAGCGCCCCAACGCCAACAAAACGCCGGGCCTTGGCGCACGCCGCGCATCTGCAGCTCTGCTGGCTGCCGTCATGACGGAGGGCCGCCCGCTGGATGAGGCGCTGGCTGCCGAGCAGGACGTAAACGGCACCCTGGCGCGGCTGGACCCGCGAGATCGCGGCTTTGCCCGCACGATCGCGGCAACCGCCCTGCGCCGACAGGGTCAGATCACCGACATCCTGACCCATTTCCTCGACAAGCCCCTGCCAGAGAAGTCCGGCATCGCCCCGCAGATCCTCTACGGCGCCATTGCAGAGCTCTTGTTTTTGGATGTGGCACCTCATGCCACGGTAAGCGCCTGTGTGGCGCTCGCGAAAACCGACAAGAACGCGCGCCACTTCTCAGGCCTGCTCAATGCAGTGCTGCGCCGCGCCTCCCGCGAAGGTGCCGAGCTGCGCGACGCCCAGGATGCCGTTGCGCTCAACACACCCGAATGGCTGCTGACCAGTTGGCGCGAGACATATGGCGACGAAACGGCGTCTGCCATTGCGACGGCTCATCTGACAGAAGCCCCGCTTGATCTCTCCGTTAAGTCTGACGCTGCGGGCTGGGCTGAAAAGCTCAAGGGCGAAGTCCTGCCCACAGGCAGTGTCCGCCTGACCGAAGGCGGTCGGGTTGATACGCTGGAAGGATACAAGGACGGGGAATGGTGGGTCCAGGATGCGGCGGCAGCCCTGCCCGCAAAGCTGTTCGGTGACGTGAAAGACGCCCGCGTGCTCGACCTGTGTGCAGCACCCGGCGGCAAGACGCTGGAACTGGCAGCGGCAGGCGCCAACGTGACGGCGCTGGACCGCTCAGCCAAACGACTGGTCCGTGTGACCCATAATCTCAAGCGCACAAAGCTGAACGCAAAGGTCGTCACGGCAAATGCGCTGGGCTGGGAGCCCGACGGGGACGACAAGACCTTCACCCATGTGCTGGTGGATGCGCCGTGTTCAGCCACCGGCACCATCCGGCGGCACCCGGACATTCCCCACCTCAAATCTACGTCTGATTTGGCAAAGCTGGTGATGCAGCAGGAAAAACTGCTGGCCAAGGCAGCTGAGCTGACAGCCTCCGGCGGCACGCTGATTTATTGCACCTGCTCGCTTCAGCCCGAAGAAGGCGAGCAGCGGATTGAAAAATTCCTGGCGGCAAATCCTGCTTTTGAACGCAGCCCAATCACCAAGGCAGACCTGCCGGGTCTTGAAGAGGCGGTAACACCTTTGGGCGACATGCGCACTTTGCCCACGTTCTGGGCGTCAGAAGGCGGCATGGACGGCTTTTTTGCAGCCCGCCTTAAACGTGCCGAATAG
- a CDS encoding heparinase II/III family protein — protein sequence MSGPAELTGHLAARSLGLATRTLANLAYSSKPYRLTLGGPMPDAIVLNPPELRPARTQTGERILNGRFDLDGGTLESTGQNPFLLDAPSPAFADELHGFGWLRHLAILPGDDKTATTQKLAQLWLDSSGQWNTVAWQPHVIARRIISWSSHGGMLLENAELIYRSTMLRSMASQARHLARTARRAPDGPKRLTAAIGLTLSGLTLTEGRTRQTKGLVLLLRELDRQLLPDGGHISRNPQIQLELLTDLVTLRDALMARNVEVPSTVLSAIDRAMPMLRFFRHGDGRLAMFNGADESTGGAVDAVLARDDANGRPFGFAPHSGFQRAAAGRTLIVVDAGAPPKPAHATQAHAGCLSFEMSAGRHRLIVNCGPSHMHAQTPQADQWSDVARATAAHSTVTVDDTSSAHILQARWLRRMLGPRLVRGPKLVESRRTEEERGVWLEMRHDGYIQRFGLEHERRVYLSADGDDFRGEDTLFRLRPAAAAWWDPFRFFSNGEREEDFTIRFHLHPDVRVSLAHDGTTILALLPNGDGWQFRASGNAEMGLEESIYMGQSGPPRRSQQIVVSHHVFRDEAHVKWSFRRLTTKNLGTADESTTKPEQTDAFAQEDAEPAVPPIGVPPAPADPTETPQDA from the coding sequence ATGAGCGGCCCGGCAGAACTGACCGGACATCTCGCAGCCCGCTCCCTCGGGCTTGCCACCCGCACGCTTGCCAATCTTGCTTATTCATCCAAGCCCTACCGCCTGACCCTGGGCGGCCCTATGCCGGACGCCATCGTGCTCAACCCGCCGGAACTGCGCCCTGCCAGAACCCAAACAGGCGAACGCATTCTCAACGGTCGCTTTGATCTCGACGGCGGCACCCTGGAAAGCACCGGCCAGAACCCGTTCCTGCTGGACGCACCATCACCTGCCTTCGCAGACGAACTTCACGGCTTTGGCTGGCTACGTCACCTCGCCATCCTGCCTGGCGATGACAAGACTGCCACCACCCAGAAGCTGGCACAGCTATGGCTGGACAGCAGCGGCCAATGGAACACTGTTGCATGGCAGCCCCATGTAATCGCGCGCCGGATCATCTCCTGGTCCAGCCATGGCGGCATGCTGCTTGAAAATGCCGAGCTGATTTATCGCTCGACCATGCTGCGTTCCATGGCATCTCAGGCGCGCCATCTGGCGCGGACAGCGCGCCGCGCACCCGATGGCCCCAAGCGGCTGACCGCAGCCATCGGCCTGACACTGTCGGGGCTGACCCTCACCGAAGGCCGGACCCGGCAGACAAAGGGTCTTGTGCTGTTGCTACGAGAACTTGACCGCCAACTGTTGCCGGATGGCGGACACATCAGTCGCAACCCGCAGATTCAGTTAGAATTGCTGACAGATCTCGTAACCCTGCGCGACGCCCTCATGGCCCGCAATGTGGAGGTCCCATCCACGGTACTAAGTGCCATCGACCGTGCCATGCCCATGTTGCGCTTCTTCCGACATGGAGATGGACGTCTGGCCATGTTCAACGGCGCTGATGAAAGTACCGGCGGTGCCGTGGATGCAGTCCTCGCCCGCGATGACGCCAATGGCAGACCTTTCGGATTTGCGCCGCATTCAGGCTTCCAGCGTGCCGCTGCAGGACGCACACTCATAGTTGTGGATGCAGGCGCACCGCCTAAACCTGCCCATGCCACCCAGGCCCATGCGGGCTGCCTGAGTTTTGAAATGAGCGCCGGGCGTCATCGGCTGATCGTCAATTGCGGCCCCAGCCATATGCACGCCCAGACACCACAGGCGGATCAATGGTCGGACGTCGCCCGCGCCACTGCTGCCCACTCCACGGTGACCGTGGACGACACATCATCTGCACACATTCTGCAGGCCCGCTGGCTACGGCGGATGCTCGGCCCGCGTCTGGTGCGCGGCCCCAAGCTTGTGGAAAGCCGCCGCACCGAAGAAGAGCGCGGCGTCTGGCTGGAAATGCGCCATGACGGCTACATCCAGCGCTTTGGCCTGGAGCATGAGCGCCGGGTGTACCTTTCCGCAGACGGTGATGATTTTCGCGGCGAAGACACCCTGTTTCGCCTGCGACCGGCTGCTGCCGCGTGGTGGGACCCGTTCAGGTTCTTCTCAAATGGCGAGCGCGAGGAAGACTTCACCATCCGCTTTCACCTGCACCCTGACGTCCGGGTTTCCCTCGCCCATGACGGCACCACCATTCTGGCGCTGCTGCCCAATGGTGATGGCTGGCAGTTTCGCGCCAGCGGCAACGCGGAAATGGGCCTGGAAGAATCGATCTATATGGGCCAGTCCGGCCCGCCCCGTCGGTCGCAGCAGATCGTGGTAAGCCACCACGTGTTCCGCGATGAAGCCCACGTCAAATGGAGTTTCCGCAGGCTGACCACCAAAAATCTGGGCACCGCGGACGAATCCACCACAAAGCCTGAGCAAACCGATGCCTTTGCCCAAGAGGATGCGGAACCGGCAGTCCCGCCCATCGGCGTCCCACCTGCACCGGCAGACCCCACCGAGACTCCACAAGACGCATAG
- a CDS encoding DUF1674 domain-containing protein, whose translation MSDETPDQPSGEPQDPPKVLSPAARRALAEAEERRAAAEKIAKDRPAEINGPSGEEPTRFGDWERNGITSDF comes from the coding sequence ATGAGCGACGAGACCCCTGACCAGCCTTCCGGCGAGCCCCAGGACCCTCCCAAAGTGCTGTCACCGGCAGCCCGCCGCGCCCTGGCGGAAGCTGAGGAACGACGTGCGGCGGCGGAGAAGATCGCCAAGGACCGGCCGGCTGAAATCAACGGCCCGTCGGGGGAAGAACCAACCCGTTTTGGTGACTGGGAACGCAACGGGATTACATCCGATTTCTAG